In Treponema primitia ZAS-2, a genomic segment contains:
- a CDS encoding MATE family efflux transporter produces the protein MSNKKTSGTLTENIMGVMTENRLLLTLSIPMVISMTVQALYNIVDSIFVAQINENALTAVSLAFPVQNLMIAVSVGTGVGINAFLSRSLGEKNSDAANGSAVNGLFVIWLSSAVFIIAGIFFSQAYFRAQTDIQEIIEYGQDYMFIVCVFSLGIFNQVTLERLLSSTGKTFYAMCSQAAGAVINIILDPIMIFGLLGFPKMGVRGAAIATVIGQSLGALIALFFNLRVNHDIKLSFRKFRPNGRIIKAIYGVGIPAILMTAIGSIMTYGINKIVLPFTATAAAVFGVYFKLQSFVFMPIFGLSNAMVPIIAYNYGAKKKIRIIKTIRMSVIYATGIMLVGLVLFQLIPGPLLRMFNATEEMLAIGIPVLRIISLIFIFAGLCVVLNSVFQALGHGTESLIVSFARQLVILLPAAWLLSRTGSLAAVWWAFPISEIGSLVLSLIFMARIYSRKIKNIG, from the coding sequence ATGAGCAATAAAAAAACTTCCGGCACCCTAACAGAAAATATAATGGGCGTTATGACAGAAAATAGGCTTCTCCTTACCCTGTCCATCCCAATGGTTATATCAATGACCGTACAGGCCTTGTACAACATAGTGGACAGCATCTTTGTGGCACAGATCAATGAGAACGCTTTAACGGCGGTTTCCCTGGCTTTCCCGGTACAGAATTTAATGATAGCGGTAAGTGTCGGAACCGGGGTCGGTATAAACGCTTTTCTTTCCAGGAGCCTGGGGGAAAAAAATTCTGATGCAGCAAACGGTTCTGCGGTAAATGGGCTTTTTGTCATTTGGCTAAGCAGCGCAGTATTTATAATCGCCGGCATTTTTTTTTCGCAAGCTTATTTTCGCGCCCAGACGGATATTCAGGAAATTATAGAATACGGACAGGACTATATGTTTATAGTCTGTGTTTTTTCTTTGGGGATTTTCAACCAGGTTACCTTGGAACGGCTCTTAAGCTCCACGGGGAAAACCTTTTATGCCATGTGCTCCCAAGCCGCCGGAGCGGTGATCAACATCATATTGGACCCCATCATGATATTCGGGCTCCTGGGTTTCCCTAAAATGGGGGTACGGGGAGCGGCCATTGCCACGGTCATTGGCCAGTCCCTGGGCGCCCTCATCGCCCTGTTTTTTAACCTCAGGGTAAATCATGATATCAAACTGTCTTTCCGGAAATTCAGGCCAAATGGGAGGATCATAAAGGCTATTTACGGGGTGGGTATTCCCGCCATACTCATGACAGCCATCGGGTCAATCATGACCTACGGTATAAACAAGATTGTACTCCCCTTTACCGCGACTGCGGCAGCGGTGTTCGGGGTTTACTTCAAACTGCAAAGTTTTGTATTTATGCCTATCTTTGGCCTTAGTAATGCCATGGTGCCGATTATTGCCTACAATTATGGGGCGAAGAAAAAGATCCGTATTATTAAAACCATACGGATGAGTGTAATCTATGCGACGGGTATTATGTTGGTAGGGCTCGTACTTTTTCAGCTTATACCGGGACCCCTGCTCAGGATGTTTAACGCTACGGAGGAAATGCTGGCCATCGGAATTCCTGTTCTCAGAATTATAAGCCTTATCTTTATATTTGCCGGGCTATGCGTTGTGCTTAATTCGGTATTTCAAGCCCTGGGGCACGGTACGGAAAGCCTCATCGTGTCTTTTGCCCGCCAGCTTGTCATCCTGCTCCCGGCGGCATGGCTCTTATCCAGGACCGGTTCCCTCGCTGCCGTCTGGTGGGCCTTTCCCATATCGGAAATTGGCTCTCTGGTCCTTAGCTTGATATTTATGGCCCGTATTTATTCCCGAAAGATAAAAAACATCGGCTGA
- a CDS encoding APC family permease has product MKNEYKLSFFATLTMATGFTIGSGIITQTGIGIAMTGRSIFLAFPVAAILYLICFRPIIILSSVLPSTSASYVYTKTLLSPEAGGLYVYIFFLGRITIAIFGISFVQYLSSIVPIFGDPILSKITAIGVLSLFFIINLFGVKMASIIQNTMFFILLAGLVTFVFFGIGKISPNFFSTATLFTNGFKGFYSAVSLLFFAVGGSYIITDFAPGIKNSKTVIPKIIGFVTIGVCILYMLLGIVGSGIIPVEEAAGKPLTLAARSVFSSHEALFIFFVVGGCLGALVTTLNSSFVWYSHSLINACREGWLPASWAKLNKRGVPYRLMSIFYLFGFIPTLFGVDLTVLSKMAIGLTIMSAYLPMLSIINLPKIYPKEWADSKYAKQYPTWRIRIMVCISSIIMLTQVVALFASNPVASNIIIIVYIMSVSLYLILRYQMQKKKRLQAELNRELQVNIQQEIK; this is encoded by the coding sequence ATGAAAAATGAATATAAACTGTCTTTTTTTGCAACATTGACAATGGCCACCGGTTTTACAATAGGTTCCGGTATTATTACGCAGACAGGAATAGGTATAGCAATGACCGGTAGGAGCATATTCCTTGCTTTCCCGGTCGCTGCTATACTCTACCTCATTTGTTTCAGGCCTATTATCATTTTAAGCAGCGTTTTACCAAGTACAAGCGCTTCTTATGTTTATACAAAAACGCTTCTTTCGCCAGAAGCCGGCGGGCTGTATGTTTATATTTTCTTTCTGGGACGCATAACAATTGCTATTTTTGGAATCTCCTTTGTACAGTATCTATCAAGTATCGTTCCGATTTTCGGCGATCCAATATTGTCAAAAATAACGGCGATTGGCGTCTTAAGCTTGTTTTTTATCATCAATCTCTTCGGTGTAAAAATGGCATCCATTATACAAAATACTATGTTCTTTATTCTTTTAGCCGGTTTGGTTACTTTTGTTTTTTTTGGCATCGGTAAGATAAGCCCGAATTTTTTTTCTACTGCGACATTATTCACAAACGGGTTCAAAGGTTTCTATTCGGCAGTGTCGTTGCTCTTTTTTGCAGTCGGCGGTTCATATATCATTACTGACTTTGCCCCGGGTATAAAAAACTCAAAAACAGTAATTCCAAAGATAATTGGTTTTGTAACCATCGGTGTGTGTATTCTTTATATGCTCCTCGGCATAGTAGGGAGTGGAATCATACCTGTCGAGGAAGCTGCTGGTAAACCACTGACTCTTGCTGCTCGAAGTGTTTTTTCTTCACATGAAGCCCTGTTTATTTTCTTCGTAGTGGGAGGCTGCCTTGGAGCGCTCGTTACAACCCTAAATTCGAGCTTTGTCTGGTATTCACACTCTCTGATCAACGCCTGCCGTGAAGGTTGGCTGCCTGCCAGTTGGGCAAAGCTTAATAAAAGAGGTGTGCCCTATAGGCTCATGAGTATATTTTATCTGTTTGGTTTTATTCCGACATTATTCGGTGTTGATTTAACCGTGCTTTCCAAAATGGCTATAGGGCTAACGATTATGTCCGCATATTTACCCATGTTAAGCATCATAAACCTGCCAAAGATATATCCTAAGGAATGGGCGGATTCAAAATATGCCAAACAATATCCAACCTGGCGTATCAGAATCATGGTTTGTATAAGCAGTATAATTATGCTCACACAGGTTGTGGCGTTATTTGCCAGTAATCCAGTGGCATCTAACATTATTATAATCGTTTATATTATGTCAGTAAGTTTATACCTCATATTGCGTTACCAAATGCAGAAAAAAAAACGGCTTCAAGCAGAATTAAATAGGGAATTACAGGTAAATATTCAGCAGGAAATAAAATAA
- a CDS encoding GTP-binding protein, whose amino-acid sequence MKVIIVGGFLGSGKTSIVLQMAQFFADKYRSDKKNSVVIIENEIGEVGIDDKVLKNAGYQVQDMFSGCVCCTMSGELLININRVIKDLHPEIIIMEATGVAYPKNIQDTLTSDLHLDCKICCIADAKRWQRLQKPLGEMIKNQLDGADEILINKIDLVDKESLKLTEKSIRDFNETADVFLVTAMEKVDNAVWNKLID is encoded by the coding sequence ATGAAAGTTATCATTGTCGGAGGTTTTTTAGGTTCTGGAAAGACAAGCATTGTGCTGCAAATGGCGCAGTTTTTTGCGGATAAATATCGCTCTGATAAAAAAAATTCCGTTGTGATTATCGAAAATGAAATCGGAGAAGTTGGTATAGACGATAAGGTACTGAAAAATGCGGGGTATCAGGTCCAGGACATGTTTTCCGGATGTGTATGCTGTACAATGTCAGGTGAACTTTTGATAAATATAAACCGCGTTATTAAAGATTTACACCCTGAAATTATTATAATGGAGGCAACCGGCGTTGCCTATCCAAAAAATATCCAAGATACCCTGACATCGGACCTTCATCTTGATTGTAAAATTTGCTGTATTGCTGATGCAAAACGCTGGCAACGCCTACAAAAACCCCTGGGGGAAATGATAAAAAACCAATTGGATGGAGCGGACGAAATACTTATTAACAAAATCGATTTAGTGGACAAAGAATCCCTGAAATTAACTGAGAAATCAATAAGGGATTTTAACGAAACAGCGGATGTTTTTTTGGTAACGGCAATGGAAAAAGTTGATAATGCAGTTTGGAATAAACTTATTGATTAA
- a CDS encoding LysR family transcriptional regulator: protein MTDLQIDYFMAVARESSFVKASERLYVSQPAISRQISNMEKELECLLFDRTKRNTRLTAAGEMFYKFFKDYKNGLSITKYHAKIITEKMEGTFRIGYLEGWSLPDFFPSLLNSFSRDYPSINITLYAWNLRELMEELEDNNLDIIIFLNMIYPISPLFSVRQITKIPNILLYSRYSPQAKLENPQVENFNNCSFYVINTFDSIIDYIHDLFQLYTIDERNIIPVPNIETAIGRVSNNLGVVILNTWNREQYNQQFRYIVLNNFQETAFAWLKNDTNPFLDIFMDKFMKHFTKKEVLKKFIPS, encoded by the coding sequence ATGACGGATTTACAAATTGACTACTTTATGGCTGTTGCAAGGGAGAGCAGCTTTGTTAAAGCCTCAGAACGGCTATATGTTTCTCAACCTGCGATAAGTCGGCAAATTTCTAACATGGAAAAAGAATTGGAGTGCCTGCTCTTTGATCGGACTAAGAGAAACACAAGATTGACAGCTGCAGGAGAGATGTTTTATAAGTTTTTTAAAGACTATAAAAACGGCTTGTCAATAACAAAGTATCACGCAAAAATTATAACTGAAAAAATGGAAGGGACTTTCCGTATAGGATATCTGGAAGGCTGGTCGTTGCCGGATTTTTTCCCCTCGCTTTTAAACAGTTTCTCCCGGGATTACCCGTCGATAAATATCACTCTATATGCCTGGAACCTGCGGGAACTTATGGAGGAGTTAGAAGATAATAATCTTGATATCATCATATTTCTCAATATGATTTATCCTATTTCGCCGTTATTCTCCGTTCGGCAGATAACTAAAATTCCCAATATTCTACTCTATTCAAGGTATTCGCCCCAAGCAAAACTGGAAAACCCTCAAGTGGAAAATTTTAACAATTGTTCATTTTATGTTATCAACACTTTCGATAGTATTATTGATTATATACACGATCTCTTTCAGTTATACACGATTGATGAAAGAAACATAATACCTGTTCCCAACATTGAGACCGCAATAGGCAGGGTTAGTAATAATCTTGGAGTTGTTATTTTGAATACATGGAACAGAGAACAATACAATCAGCAGTTCCGGTACATTGTTCTCAATAACTTTCAGGAAACAGCCTTCGCATGGCTTAAAAACGATACCAATCCATTTCTTGATATTTTCATGGATAAGTTTATGAAACATTTTACCAAAAAGGAGGTACTAAAAAAATTCATCCCTAGTTAG
- a CDS encoding veratrol--corrinoid protein metyltransferase: MSKLTPRENYLKMMKGEVPESVPIYSLGPALKGAPPTVRVGPTVLSGAQAFLPGIPDPNGRVDCWGIKYIATKETGNQAIPEPGVFLLEDIRKYRDVLKLPQLPDGFSWEEQAKKDIAASRIDRTQSCAMALAMFSPFQQTMALMGFTEGLCAFFEEPELVKEMLNWMVDFFVPHIVNVMDYYKPDVMFFADDTATKSNPFISLEMFKDILKPIYMKMAKPVMERGIPIQFHNCGRCEDFLADKIDFGVKVWDPAQVDNNLDEVKRKFGNKMCIAGGFEYKVPPESKVDEGQIRQMVRDTVDRYAPGGGYAYSGSAFLNPTNDNDKQVNAWIAEESYDYCDGWYTRH, translated from the coding sequence ATGTCGAAATTAACACCAAGAGAAAATTACCTGAAAATGATGAAAGGAGAAGTACCCGAGTCGGTGCCAATATACAGCTTGGGGCCTGCCTTAAAGGGCGCCCCGCCCACAGTACGGGTTGGCCCAACGGTTTTGTCCGGAGCCCAGGCATTCTTGCCGGGAATTCCCGATCCTAATGGCCGTGTTGACTGTTGGGGAATTAAATATATAGCTACTAAGGAAACTGGTAATCAGGCTATTCCGGAACCCGGAGTTTTCCTTCTTGAGGATATCCGTAAGTATAGGGATGTTCTGAAACTACCTCAGCTTCCCGATGGCTTCAGCTGGGAAGAACAGGCAAAAAAAGATATCGCCGCATCCAGAATTGATCGAACCCAGTCCTGTGCTATGGCCTTAGCAATGTTTAGCCCCTTCCAGCAAACGATGGCTTTAATGGGCTTCACCGAAGGGCTTTGCGCCTTTTTTGAAGAGCCGGAACTTGTTAAAGAGATGCTAAATTGGATGGTTGATTTTTTTGTACCCCATATTGTCAATGTAATGGATTATTATAAACCCGACGTAATGTTTTTTGCCGATGATACTGCAACGAAAAGCAATCCCTTTATTTCGCTTGAAATGTTTAAGGATATTCTTAAACCCATTTACATGAAAATGGCAAAGCCCGTCATGGAACGGGGTATCCCTATCCAGTTTCACAACTGTGGCCGCTGCGAAGATTTTTTAGCAGATAAAATTGATTTTGGCGTTAAGGTCTGGGATCCCGCACAGGTCGATAATAATCTGGATGAAGTAAAAAGGAAGTTCGGTAACAAAATGTGCATCGCCGGCGGATTCGAATACAAAGTACCCCCGGAATCAAAGGTTGATGAAGGACAAATACGCCAGATGGTCCGGGATACCGTCGATAGATATGCTCCGGGTGGCGGCTATGCTTACTCTGGCAGCGCATTTCTTAATCCCACAAATGACAATGATAAACAGGTAAACGCCTGGATCGCGGAAGAATCCTATGACTACTGTGACGGCTGGTACACCCGGCATTAA
- a CDS encoding MFS transporter: protein MQEKGKLTKVSLLFSGCTYNINVVSFAVALGAIAGNFHATPTQLSQLTNLPALFMIPAVLISAKLAERISKKDILLVAWILFMLGGLITTLAPSIMVLYVARALTGFAIGLISSIPRAMIAQLYPTEIGKLTGFQTSCTAAVSVTCSLLAGFLATISWRHPIYLFYLGIIVFLLILFFIPRVPAEKKEFAEEKKERKPYGARILFTVLSGTLAFMLFVPIQTKLTLIIMQGGFGGSVEAGYARAILTVGSVTGGLVFAALAKKNKKAVLILALGLAAIGYYFVSTTNSLYVLFVSIFFAGLGSLGMTLPWFGSTIAQSVDRSRVTMLLSIFTICNYLSQFLTTYLVAGMEMIAGNSKPTTAIFGTFILIVIFLVGATIVLFIVPKKPAPAATA, encoded by the coding sequence ATGCAGGAAAAAGGCAAACTTACTAAGGTTTCGTTGTTATTCAGCGGATGTACTTACAACATCAACGTGGTTTCTTTTGCAGTAGCCCTCGGCGCGATTGCAGGGAATTTCCACGCCACACCGACTCAGCTTTCTCAACTTACAAACCTACCGGCTCTCTTCATGATCCCTGCCGTTTTAATCAGTGCAAAACTGGCAGAGCGGATCAGCAAAAAGGATATACTCCTTGTTGCATGGATATTGTTTATGCTTGGCGGTCTAATAACAACCCTGGCGCCTTCGATTATGGTTCTCTATGTTGCGAGGGCATTAACCGGTTTTGCCATTGGGTTAATTTCTTCGATTCCCAGAGCCATGATTGCTCAACTTTATCCTACGGAAATAGGAAAGCTCACAGGATTTCAAACATCTTGTACTGCTGCAGTTAGCGTCACCTGTTCTTTACTCGCAGGCTTTCTAGCGACCATAAGCTGGAGACACCCGATTTATTTGTTCTACCTTGGCATAATTGTATTCCTATTGATTCTATTCTTTATTCCCCGGGTACCCGCAGAAAAAAAGGAATTTGCGGAAGAAAAGAAAGAAAGGAAACCCTATGGCGCGCGGATTTTGTTTACCGTTTTATCCGGCACCCTTGCATTTATGCTCTTTGTTCCCATTCAAACTAAATTAACCTTGATCATCATGCAGGGTGGATTTGGGGGCAGTGTAGAAGCAGGGTACGCCAGGGCGATTCTTACGGTTGGTTCTGTAACCGGCGGTCTGGTTTTTGCAGCATTGGCTAAGAAAAACAAAAAAGCCGTATTGATTCTGGCATTGGGATTGGCAGCTATAGGGTATTACTTCGTATCTACCACAAACAGCCTGTATGTCCTTTTTGTTTCAATCTTCTTTGCCGGTTTGGGTTCCTTAGGGATGACCCTTCCATGGTTCGGCTCTACCATTGCCCAGTCGGTAGATCGGTCAAGGGTTACCATGCTTCTCTCGATTTTTACCATCTGTAATTACCTGTCACAATTTTTGACCACCTATTTAGTCGCAGGTATGGAAATGATCGCCGGTAACTCTAAACCGACCACGGCTATTTTTGGAACCTTTATACTAATCGTAATTTTCCTTGTTGGTGCGACAATTGTTCTCTTTATTGTACCCAAAAAACCAGCTCCAGCAGCAACAGCCTAA
- a CDS encoding veratrol--corrinoid protein metyltransferase, whose amino-acid sequence MLTEKENYLMCLRGEQPEWVPRYTMFQIPGQAPVASIILAPGLLSQYRRVGGKDVWGVNYVRTYEAGNAQIPEPNNFILKDIRKWRDVIKAPSLEGIDWEDMVKKDLEYYKVDRSQTAVALNMQVGFFQNLMAFMGFTEGLMAFHEEPEEVKALLNYLCDFYVAVQSKYVDILKPDVIATMDDTATWAAPFISPEMYREFILPFHDRQVKVGRDRGLPISMHNCGKSEAFFDDLVKIGVCVWDPCQTSNDVVGIKKKYGNKLIIAGGWDARGRLLEPDTTEEEIYESVRSTMNLLATGGGYAFSGQFLGPMDDPVTRRKNGILSKAIKELGHAFYN is encoded by the coding sequence ATGCTTACTGAGAAAGAAAATTATCTAATGTGTCTGAGGGGCGAGCAGCCGGAATGGGTCCCCAGATATACCATGTTTCAAATTCCCGGACAAGCACCGGTTGCTAGTATCATACTTGCACCGGGTTTACTCAGCCAGTATCGCCGTGTCGGTGGTAAAGATGTTTGGGGGGTAAACTACGTTCGAACCTATGAGGCTGGCAATGCTCAAATACCTGAACCGAATAACTTTATTCTAAAAGATATCAGAAAATGGCGGGATGTTATCAAGGCGCCTTCCCTGGAAGGGATCGATTGGGAAGACATGGTAAAAAAAGACCTTGAATACTACAAGGTTGATCGAAGCCAAACAGCAGTAGCCCTGAACATGCAGGTAGGTTTTTTCCAGAACCTTATGGCCTTTATGGGATTTACCGAGGGTCTTATGGCTTTCCATGAGGAACCCGAGGAAGTTAAAGCCCTACTGAATTACCTCTGCGATTTTTATGTGGCTGTTCAGTCCAAGTATGTGGATATTTTAAAACCCGATGTGATCGCTACCATGGACGATACCGCCACTTGGGCGGCCCCCTTTATCTCCCCGGAAATGTACCGGGAGTTTATCCTGCCTTTCCATGATCGACAGGTCAAGGTTGGTAGAGACCGAGGACTACCTATAAGTATGCATAACTGCGGAAAATCCGAGGCTTTTTTTGATGATCTGGTCAAGATTGGTGTATGTGTTTGGGATCCCTGTCAGACAAGCAACGATGTTGTGGGTATTAAAAAGAAGTATGGCAACAAACTGATAATCGCCGGCGGCTGGGATGCCAGAGGCCGACTCCTGGAACCGGATACAACTGAGGAAGAAATTTATGAATCAGTCCGTTCTACCATGAATTTGCTGGCGACTGGAGGGGGATATGCCTTTTCCGGCCAATTCCTGGGGCCTATGGACGATCCGGTGACGCGAAGGAAGAACGGCATTCTTTCTAAAGCGATTAAAGAACTGGGACATGCATTTTACAACTAA
- a CDS encoding methyltetrahydrofolate cobalamin methyltransferase, with protein sequence MIIIGEKINGSIPSMAKAIAEKNEDYIRDLAKKQSEAGATFIDVCASVSEDIELETLKWLINLVQDVTDTPISVDSPSATICAKAIEFCKKPGLVNSVSMEGDKVDQVFPLIANTGWECVALLSDDTGIPKSAEKRLQVFDALMKKADQYKIAPKRLHIDPLVEMLCTSEDGIAKIVETMTKIKAQYPDIHLTGGASNISFNLPARKFVNRAFIILSMSAGLDSAILDPLNTEMIGLIYATEALLGKDDFCIEYINAFRAGLFDKK encoded by the coding sequence ATGATTATTATCGGTGAAAAAATCAACGGTTCGATTCCTTCTATGGCGAAGGCAATCGCAGAAAAGAATGAGGATTACATTCGGGATCTGGCAAAAAAGCAGTCTGAAGCAGGAGCAACCTTCATCGACGTGTGCGCGTCTGTTTCGGAAGACATTGAACTTGAAACCCTTAAATGGTTGATTAATCTGGTGCAGGACGTTACGGATACCCCTATTTCCGTTGACAGCCCCAGCGCTACGATCTGTGCCAAGGCTATTGAGTTTTGTAAGAAACCTGGCCTGGTAAACTCGGTATCCATGGAAGGGGACAAGGTTGACCAGGTATTCCCCCTTATTGCCAATACAGGGTGGGAATGTGTGGCCCTGTTAAGCGACGATACGGGGATCCCTAAAAGCGCGGAAAAGCGGCTCCAGGTTTTTGATGCCCTGATGAAAAAGGCGGATCAATACAAAATTGCCCCAAAACGCCTCCATATCGATCCCCTGGTGGAAATGCTCTGTACCTCCGAAGACGGTATTGCCAAAATTGTGGAGACCATGACCAAAATAAAGGCCCAGTACCCGGACATCCATTTAACTGGCGGCGCCAGCAATATCTCTTTCAACCTGCCGGCCCGGAAGTTTGTGAACCGCGCCTTTATCATCCTGTCCATGAGCGCAGGACTGGACAGCGCCATCCTGGACCCCCTTAATACGGAAATGATCGGATTGATCTACGCCACAGAAGCCCTGCTGGGTAAGGATGATTTCTGTATTGAATACATTAATGCCTTCAGGGCGGGGCTTTTCGATAAGAAGTAG
- a CDS encoding corrinoid protein: protein MSKIDEIKQTVETGKSKLIEGLVADALAEGLDPTKILNSMIDAMAVIGEKFQKAEVFVPEMLVAARTMKKGVEVLKPKLAAGASTSLGKCIIGTVHGDLHDIGKNLVALMIESAGFEVIDLGVDVTAETFLNSIKANPDVKVVALSCLLTTTMPSLKEIAAAVKGSPVKSFKLIIGGAPITQDFANQVGADGFTTDAAGAAQLAKKLAS, encoded by the coding sequence ATGTCAAAGATTGATGAGATTAAGCAGACCGTAGAAACCGGAAAGTCAAAACTTATTGAAGGCCTGGTAGCGGATGCTTTAGCGGAAGGTCTTGATCCTACCAAGATCCTTAATAGCATGATTGATGCCATGGCGGTCATTGGTGAAAAGTTCCAGAAAGCGGAAGTCTTCGTTCCTGAAATGCTGGTAGCTGCCAGGACCATGAAGAAGGGCGTTGAGGTGCTTAAGCCCAAATTGGCCGCCGGCGCCAGCACAAGCCTTGGCAAGTGTATCATCGGCACCGTACATGGGGACCTGCACGATATCGGCAAGAACCTGGTGGCTCTGATGATTGAAAGCGCCGGGTTTGAAGTGATCGACTTGGGTGTCGATGTAACCGCCGAAACTTTCCTGAACTCCATCAAAGCCAATCCGGATGTGAAAGTCGTGGCCCTGTCCTGTCTGCTAACCACCACCATGCCTTCCCTGAAGGAAATTGCCGCAGCCGTAAAGGGCAGCCCGGTGAAGAGCTTCAAGCTCATCATCGGCGGTGCGCCTATTACCCAGGATTTTGCGAACCAGGTTGGCGCCGATGGCTTTACCACCGATGCAGCCGGCGCCGCACAGCTCGCTAAAAAACTGGCCAGCTAA
- a CDS encoding DUF2284 domain-containing protein, translating into MPDQLEKIKEIALDCGFSHTGILNVDTIKVRTEVRDACAVNKCGIYNKKWSCPPGCGTLDECEARIRKFKWGILVQTTGILEDSLDYETMEQTGKDHGQHMQAFAEKIRKLYPSSMVMGSGGCRICETCAFPDEPCRFPQEMNSSMEAYGLLVSDVCQDNKLPYYYGNGTLTYTGCVLLE; encoded by the coding sequence ATGCCGGATCAATTGGAAAAAATTAAAGAGATAGCCCTGGATTGCGGATTTTCCCATACCGGGATTTTAAATGTGGATACCATAAAGGTTAGGACAGAGGTCCGTGACGCCTGTGCGGTGAATAAATGCGGCATCTACAACAAAAAATGGTCCTGTCCCCCGGGCTGCGGCACCCTGGATGAATGTGAAGCCAGAATCCGAAAATTTAAATGGGGGATCCTGGTTCAAACTACGGGTATACTGGAGGACTCCCTGGATTATGAGACCATGGAACAAACCGGCAAAGACCATGGGCAGCATATGCAAGCTTTTGCTGAAAAAATACGAAAATTATACCCTTCATCAATGGTGATGGGTTCAGGCGGGTGCAGGATATGCGAAACCTGCGCCTTTCCGGATGAACCTTGCCGTTTCCCCCAAGAGATGAATTCCTCCATGGAAGCCTACGGCCTCCTGGTAAGTGATGTTTGCCAGGATAACAAGCTTCCCTATTATTATGGAAATGGCACCCTAACCTATACGGGCTGTGTGTTACTGGAGTAA